The genomic segment ATGACGATGTTGATCGGTTTCATCACCGGGAAGACCACGCGCCAGAACGTCTGCCAGGCGTTGGCGCCGTCGACCTTGGCGGCCTCCCGCAGTGTCGGGTCCACCGCCTTGAGTCCGGCGAGGTACAGGACCATCACATAGCCGGCCTGCCGCCACGTCGCCTCGACCAGGACGGCCCAGAGGTTGAGGTGCGGATCGCCGAGCCAGTCGATGGCGTTGCTGTCGCCGTTGCGTCCGATGACCGTGTTGATCAGCCCGAAGTTCTGGGAGTACATGAACTCCCAGATGATGCCGATCAGGGCGAGCGAGAGCATCACGGGGAGGAAGAGGATGCTCTGGTACATCCGGCTGCCCTTGATGCCGTAGTCGATGACGACGGCGAACAGCATGCCCAACGGGGTGGCGAAGAGGATGAAGACGGCCAGCCAGATGAGGTTGTGCTGGACGGCGGGCCAGAACTCGGGGTAGATCGTGGCGGCCTGGTGGTAGTTCTGCACCCCGTACAGGCAGCCGTTGTTCATGATCGAGGGCACGTTGGGCAGGCACGACTTGGTGCCGAGGCTGCCGACGCCGTTCCACTTGGTAAACGACAGCAGGACGGTGCCCAGTGCCGGGAACCAGATGAAGACCAGTTCTATCAGCAGGGGGATGCCGAGGAGCAGTGCGACGACGAGCTTGTCGCGTCCGGAGAGTTTGCGCACGCCGCCCCGGCGGCGCTGCTTCGCCGCCGGGGGTCGCGCATGAGTGGTCGTCATGAGGTGTAGATGGCCTTCGCCTGGCTCTCCGCGCTCTTCAGCAACGAGGCGATGTTGCCGGAACTCGGGTCCGCGATGAACTTCTGGATGATCGAGATCATGGCGTTGGCCATGGCCGGGTCCGCGTCGCGGTCCATGAACTGGGCGACGGCCTTGCACTTGGCGATCTCGGCGACCGACTTCGTCTGGATCGCGTTGTAGGACGGCACCTTCAGTCCGGTGGCCAGGCCGACGTCCCATTGGTCGGTCTTGAGGAACTCGGCTTCGGCCGCGCCGCTGCCGATGTACTCCAGGACCTTCTTGGCGGCGACGCTGTTCTTGGCCTTCTTGCTGAGCATGAAGCCGTCGGTGGGCGCGTCCATGTAGTCCGTGCCGAACGCCGGGTTGATCTCGGGGAAGACGAAGAAGTCCAGGTCGTCGAGGTTCGCCTTGTCGGTGACGTACTGCGCGGCGACCTGGTTGGTGCCCTGGAACATCATGCCGGCCTGCTTGGTCTCCAGGGCCTTGGCGGCGTCCTGCCAGATCCGGCCGTTGGCGCCGCTCTGCACGTACGGCATCAGCTGGGCCCAGTGGTCGAACACCTGGGTCACCCCCGGGTCGGTCCACGGGATCTCGTGCTTCATGAGCTTCATGTGGTAGTCGTAGCCGTTGATCCTCATGTTGAGGATGTCGAACGTGCCCAGCGCGGGCCAGCCGTCCTTGTCGGCGAAGGCGATCGGGATCATGCCGTCGGCCTTCATCTTCTTGGCCAGGGCGAGGTACTGGTCCCAGTTGGTGGGGACGGTGTAGCCCTTGGCCCGGAACACGCTCTTGTTGTAGAAGACCACCCACGGGTAGTTGTACATCGGCACCAGGTACTGGTGGCCGTCCAGACCGGTCGACAGCTTCTTGGCGGCGGGGCCGAAGTTGCCGCCGATCTT from the Streptomyces sp. RKAG293 genome contains:
- a CDS encoding carbohydrate ABC transporter permease, with translation MTTTHARPPAAKQRRRGGVRKLSGRDKLVVALLLGIPLLIELVFIWFPALGTVLLSFTKWNGVGSLGTKSCLPNVPSIMNNGCLYGVQNYHQAATIYPEFWPAVQHNLIWLAVFILFATPLGMLFAVVIDYGIKGSRMYQSILFLPVMLSLALIGIIWEFMYSQNFGLINTVIGRNGDSNAIDWLGDPHLNLWAVLVEATWRQAGYVMVLYLAGLKAVDPTLREAAKVDGANAWQTFWRVVFPVMKPINIVIMVVTVIESLRAFDLVYITNKGINGLELLSVLVTSNIVGETQRVGFGSALGVVLLVISLVPISIFLFQTFRREDTP
- a CDS encoding extracellular solute-binding protein, translating into MAGIAGLSVAGGLLSACDSSSSTPSDSGSAGGQVTFGSNYSDPAAKTAFAALAAAATKASGSAIKINTVDHNTFQTNITSYLQGTPDDLFTWFAGYRMQYFAAQGLALPLDDVWEKIGGNFGPAAKKLSTGLDGHQYLVPMYNYPWVVFYNKSVFRAKGYTVPTNWDQYLALAKKMKADGMIPIAFADKDGWPALGTFDILNMRINGYDYHMKLMKHEIPWTDPGVTQVFDHWAQLMPYVQSGANGRIWQDAAKALETKQAGMMFQGTNQVAAQYVTDKANLDDLDFFVFPEINPAFGTDYMDAPTDGFMLSKKAKNSVAAKKVLEYIGSGAAEAEFLKTDQWDVGLATGLKVPSYNAIQTKSVAEIAKCKAVAQFMDRDADPAMANAMISIIQKFIADPSSGNIASLLKSAESQAKAIYTS